One genomic segment of Cellulophaga sp. HaHaR_3_176 includes these proteins:
- a CDS encoding hydroxymethylglutaryl-CoA lyase has product MSNKVKIVECPRDAMQGIKTFIPTAEKVKYIQSLLGCGFDTIDVGSFVSPKAIPQMVDTAEVLSLLDLSKTESKLLAIVANTRGAEDAAAQSKIDYLGYPFSISENFQMRNTHKTIAESIDILKEIIEIAKSNNKKVVTYISMGFGNPYGDPWNVDIVGEWTEKLVNMGVDVLSLSDTVGTSTKEDITYLFSNLIPNYPNIEFGAHLHTIPTKWHEKVDAAYKAGCRRFDGAVQGFGGCPMAKDELTGNMPTEKMLSYFTSEKASTNVNWMVFEAAYNKATELFSSYH; this is encoded by the coding sequence ATGTCTAATAAAGTTAAAATAGTTGAATGTCCGAGAGATGCCATGCAAGGCATTAAAACCTTTATACCTACGGCTGAAAAGGTAAAGTATATTCAATCGTTATTAGGTTGTGGTTTTGATACTATTGATGTTGGTAGTTTTGTTTCCCCGAAAGCAATACCACAAATGGTAGATACAGCAGAGGTTCTTTCTTTGTTAGATTTATCGAAAACAGAAAGTAAATTACTAGCTATTGTTGCTAATACTCGCGGAGCAGAAGATGCTGCAGCGCAATCAAAAATAGATTACTTAGGTTATCCATTTTCTATTTCTGAAAACTTCCAAATGCGTAATACGCATAAAACTATAGCAGAGTCAATTGATATTTTGAAAGAGATAATTGAAATAGCTAAATCGAATAATAAAAAAGTAGTTACTTATATTTCGATGGGTTTCGGAAATCCTTACGGCGACCCTTGGAATGTTGATATAGTAGGAGAGTGGACTGAAAAGTTGGTAAATATGGGGGTTGATGTTTTATCACTTTCTGATACAGTGGGCACATCAACCAAAGAAGATATTACATATTTGTTTTCCAATTTAATTCCTAATTATCCAAATATTGAGTTTGGGGCGCATTTGCATACAATACCAACTAAATGGCACGAAAAAGTAGATGCCGCATATAAGGCCGGTTGTAGAAGGTTTGATGGTGCTGTACAAGGTTTTGGAGGCTGCCCAATGGCTAAAGATGAATTGACAGGTAATATGCCAACTGAAAAAATGCTTTCTTATTTTACATCAGAAAAGGCTAGTACAAATGTAAATTGGATGGTATTTGAGGCTGCATATAATAAAGCTACCGAGTTATTTTCTTCATATCATTAA
- a CDS encoding quinone-dependent dihydroorotate dehydrogenase, whose protein sequence is MYKLLIRPIFFLFDPEKIHHFSFSMIKFFGKIGFSRIFRSIYSIEDKKLERKLFGLTFKNPVGLAAGFDKNAQLYNELSDFGFGFIEIGTLTPQPQDGNPKKRLFRLKADKAIINRMGFNNLGVLEAVKELKKEHKVIVGGNIGKNKVTPNDKATDDYLSCFNALFEHVDYFVVNVSSPNTPGLRELQDKEPLTALLNQLKLENSKLAVIKDAKEKPILLKIAPDLTDDQLLDIITIVADTKIDGIIASNTTIARDNLKSSESLLKENGGLSGKPLRERSTEVIRFLSEKSNKAFPIIGVGGINTAEDALEKLDAGADLIQLWTGFIYEGPALVKKINKAILEKQA, encoded by the coding sequence ATGTATAAATTATTAATACGACCTATTTTTTTCTTATTTGATCCAGAAAAAATACACCATTTTTCATTTTCAATGATTAAATTTTTCGGAAAAATTGGTTTTTCAAGAATTTTCAGATCTATCTATTCAATAGAAGATAAAAAACTTGAGCGAAAATTATTTGGTCTTACCTTTAAAAATCCAGTAGGCTTAGCGGCTGGTTTTGATAAAAATGCACAACTATACAACGAGTTATCCGATTTTGGTTTCGGATTTATAGAGATAGGAACACTTACTCCTCAGCCACAAGATGGTAATCCAAAAAAAAGACTTTTTAGATTAAAAGCGGATAAAGCAATTATTAATCGAATGGGGTTTAATAATCTTGGTGTTTTAGAGGCAGTCAAAGAGCTTAAAAAAGAGCATAAAGTTATTGTTGGAGGCAATATAGGTAAAAATAAGGTAACACCTAATGATAAGGCTACGGATGATTATTTAAGCTGTTTTAATGCTTTATTTGAACATGTTGATTATTTTGTTGTAAATGTAAGTTCACCTAATACACCCGGTTTAAGAGAATTACAAGATAAAGAACCATTAACAGCTTTATTAAATCAGCTAAAATTAGAAAATTCTAAATTGGCAGTTATTAAGGATGCAAAAGAAAAGCCAATTTTATTAAAAATAGCACCAGATTTAACTGATGATCAATTGTTAGATATTATCACTATTGTAGCCGATACAAAAATTGATGGTATAATAGCTTCTAACACTACTATAGCAAGAGATAATTTAAAATCTTCAGAATCTCTGTTGAAAGAAAACGGAGGATTAAGTGGTAAACCGCTTAGAGAAAGAAGTACTGAAGTAATTCGTTTTTTATCAGAAAAAAGTAATAAGGCGTTTCCAATTATAGGGGTAGGTGGTATTAATACAGCAGAAGATGCATTAGAAAAATTAGATGCAGGTGCTGATTTAATACAACTATGGACTGGTTTCATTTATGAAGGGCCAGCTTTAGTTAAAAAAATAAATAAAGCAATTTTAGAAAAGCAAGCTTAA
- a CDS encoding Dabb family protein: MNLKLFIYTIVSSLLLLSFNTFETKTPKTTNLMISENDSLLRHVVLFKFKDNAPDEKIKEIENAFNELPSKIPQILDYEWGLNNSPENLNKGLTHCFFLTFKNEADRAIYLPHPDHKAFGTLLDSYLDDVLVVDYWTK; encoded by the coding sequence ATGAATCTTAAATTATTTATTTACACAATTGTTTCTTCATTATTACTCTTAAGCTTCAACACTTTTGAAACAAAAACTCCCAAAACAACTAATTTGATGATATCAGAAAATGACTCTCTGCTCAGGCATGTCGTACTTTTTAAATTTAAAGACAATGCTCCTGATGAAAAAATAAAAGAAATAGAAAATGCATTTAACGAATTACCCTCTAAAATACCTCAAATACTAGATTATGAATGGGGATTAAACAACAGTCCAGAGAATCTTAATAAAGGACTTACTCATTGCTTTTTCTTAACTTTTAAAAACGAAGCTGATAGGGCAATTTATTTACCTCACCCAGATCACAAAGCTTTCGGAACTTTATTAGATTCTTACTTAGATGATGTTTTAGTAGTAGATTATTGGACGAAATAA
- a CDS encoding DUF4856 domain-containing protein, whose translation MKKLLLLPLCASLLFVSCDNDDNDSVEEIEGITNPSLYMFERDGISTVSFDGQTTRILMAGETVDALRAFDTATETSLNAMFAHEEGANDFSDTALNSSDKSLRSKVAASSDFFAANTTEAAIIKADFEGYIAGQINEVFPNENTVASAGVAGQIADGTSTRYVNANGLEYNQMFAKSLLGALMTDQILNNYLSTSVLDAESNRENNDNDVLEDGKTYTSMEHKWDEAYGYIYGTSENIANPNLTIGEDDKFLNEYTGRVNDDADFSTIASEIFEAFKLGRAAIVAKQYDVRDEQAEIIREKISEVIAVRGIYYLQQAKTKIVSEERTGSFHALSEAYGFVYSLRFTRKPGTNTPFFSKEEVDGLLLQLLGDGENGLWDLEAETIEEISEAIAAKFDFTVAQAASVE comes from the coding sequence ATGAAAAAATTGCTTTTATTGCCACTTTGTGCAAGTTTATTATTTGTTTCTTGTGATAATGATGATAACGATTCTGTAGAGGAAATTGAAGGGATTACAAATCCTTCATTATACATGTTTGAAAGAGATGGTATCTCGACAGTGAGTTTTGATGGACAAACGACTAGAATTTTAATGGCAGGGGAAACGGTAGATGCACTTAGGGCTTTTGATACAGCAACTGAAACATCATTAAATGCAATGTTTGCTCATGAAGAGGGTGCTAATGACTTTTCAGATACAGCATTAAATAGTTCAGATAAAAGTTTAAGAAGTAAAGTAGCGGCATCTTCAGATTTTTTTGCAGCTAATACTACTGAGGCTGCAATTATAAAAGCAGATTTTGAGGGTTATATTGCAGGTCAAATTAATGAGGTTTTTCCTAATGAAAATACAGTTGCATCTGCAGGTGTTGCAGGTCAAATTGCTGATGGTACCTCAACAAGGTATGTTAATGCTAATGGTTTGGAGTACAATCAAATGTTTGCAAAATCATTATTAGGGGCTTTAATGACAGATCAAATTTTGAATAACTACTTAAGTACTTCTGTTTTAGATGCAGAAAGTAACCGTGAGAATAATGATAACGATGTACTTGAAGATGGAAAAACATACACATCTATGGAGCATAAATGGGATGAAGCTTATGGTTATATATATGGTACTTCTGAAAATATTGCCAACCCAAATTTAACGATTGGTGAAGATGATAAATTTTTAAATGAATATACAGGTCGTGTTAATGATGATGCAGACTTCTCAACAATCGCTTCAGAAATTTTTGAAGCTTTTAAATTAGGTAGAGCTGCGATTGTAGCAAAACAATACGATGTTCGTGATGAGCAAGCAGAAATAATTCGTGAAAAAATATCTGAAGTTATAGCAGTTAGAGGTATCTATTATCTTCAACAAGCAAAAACAAAAATTGTAAGTGAAGAAAGAACAGGTTCATTCCACGCATTATCAGAAGCCTATGGTTTTGTTTATAGCTTAAGATTTACTAGAAAACCAGGAACAAATACTCCATTTTTTAGTAAAGAAGAAGTTGATGGATTACTTTTACAACTTTTAGGAGATGGTGAAAATGGTTTATGGGATTTAGAGGCAGAAACAATAGAAGAAATATCAGAAGCTATTGCTGCTAAATTTGATTTTACTGTTGCACAAGCTGCAAGTGTTGAATAA
- a CDS encoding TonB-dependent receptor, with protein MILKDFKTIIIVIFLLLASACMNAQFTISGTVTNAIDNEPVTGAEIYIYELSKKVISDSNGAFTFENVKSGTYKLVVFSFEYAILENTLEVNKSTSLSLKLETLGEKLSEVVLVARKEKIFALNKLKAVEGTAIYEGKKSEVVLIDNLTANLASGTARQLYAQVVGLNIYDNSDAGLQLNIGGRGLDPNRTASFNTRQNGYDISADVLGYPESYYTPPAEGLDKIEVVRGAASLQYGTQFGGLINFKMKQPNPDKEIEWISRQTLGSNNLFTSFNSLGGTVGKTQYYAFYNYKTGNGFRPNSEFDSYNGYIHVNHNFTDRTKLTFEFSYLNYLAHQPGGLTDQQFEDDPTFSNRTRNWFNVDWKLYSMRLDHAFSSKTDFSLNLFALDAFRKSVGFRENRVSQEDDLTAPRELIVGNFNNWGAEARVLTRYNLFDGDHTFLIGSKYYQSKNSERQGPGTNGADADFSFANDEYPNYSRQSDFEFPNLNLAIFAENIFKIKDNLSITPGIRFEYIKTESEGEFKQINLDIAGNPILNEDVSDNKDFARQFVLLGVGVSYKPLNSLELYGNFSQNYRSVTFNDIRINNPSLTVDPDISDESGYTFDLGARGRISNVLSYDIGGFLLRYDDRLGVILRSVSDIQQERFRSNIGDAITYGLESFVDFNVWEVLSHNKSGKLNVFANMAFTGSEYISSEENNVVGNKVEFIPDFNIKTGIGFGYKDLLGSLQYTYLSSQFTDATNSPRDFESQSGIIGEIPAYDILDLSVSYSYKNFKLETGVNNLLDNSYFTRRATGYPGPGILPSQPRTFYTTLQFKL; from the coding sequence ATGATATTAAAGGATTTTAAAACGATTATAATAGTAATATTTTTATTATTAGCATCTGCTTGTATGAATGCTCAATTTACTATTTCGGGCACAGTTACTAACGCTATAGATAACGAACCTGTAACAGGAGCAGAGATTTACATCTATGAGTTATCAAAAAAAGTTATTAGTGATTCAAATGGAGCTTTTACTTTCGAAAATGTAAAGTCGGGTACCTATAAATTAGTTGTTTTTTCTTTTGAATATGCAATATTAGAAAACACTTTAGAGGTGAATAAAAGCACTTCTTTATCTTTAAAATTAGAAACTCTTGGCGAAAAATTATCGGAAGTTGTTTTGGTGGCTAGAAAAGAAAAGATTTTTGCTTTAAATAAATTAAAGGCAGTAGAAGGGACTGCAATTTATGAAGGAAAAAAGAGTGAGGTTGTGTTAATTGATAATCTTACAGCGAATTTAGCAAGTGGTACAGCTAGGCAATTATATGCGCAGGTAGTAGGTTTAAATATATACGATAATAGTGATGCTGGTTTACAGCTTAATATTGGAGGTAGAGGCCTAGACCCAAACAGAACGGCAAGCTTTAATACGAGGCAAAATGGATATGATATTTCTGCAGATGTTTTGGGGTATCCTGAGAGTTATTATACGCCACCAGCAGAAGGTTTAGATAAAATAGAAGTGGTTAGAGGAGCAGCATCTTTACAGTACGGAACTCAATTTGGCGGGCTTATTAATTTTAAGATGAAGCAACCTAACCCTGACAAAGAAATAGAGTGGATTTCTAGGCAAACATTGGGGTCTAATAATTTATTCACCAGCTTTAATAGTCTCGGAGGTACGGTAGGTAAAACACAGTATTATGCTTTTTATAATTATAAAACAGGAAATGGATTTCGACCAAATTCTGAATTTGATTCTTATAATGGCTATATTCATGTAAACCATAATTTTACTGATAGAACAAAACTTACTTTTGAATTTAGTTATTTAAATTATTTGGCACACCAGCCAGGAGGTTTAACGGATCAACAATTTGAAGATGACCCAACGTTTAGTAATAGAACGAGAAACTGGTTTAATGTAGACTGGAAATTGTATTCTATGAGATTAGATCATGCTTTTTCGAGCAAAACAGACTTTAGTTTAAATCTGTTTGCTTTAGATGCTTTTAGAAAATCTGTTGGTTTTAGAGAAAATAGAGTTTCTCAAGAAGATGATTTAACAGCACCAAGAGAGCTTATTGTTGGCAATTTTAACAACTGGGGAGCAGAAGCTAGAGTTTTAACGCGATATAATTTATTCGATGGAGACCATACTTTTTTAATAGGCTCTAAATATTATCAATCTAAAAATTCAGAGCGTCAAGGGCCGGGAACAAATGGAGCTGATGCAGATTTTAGTTTTGCTAATGATGAATATCCAAACTATTCAAGACAAAGTGACTTTGAGTTTCCTAACTTGAATTTAGCAATTTTTGCAGAGAATATTTTTAAGATAAAAGATAATCTATCAATTACTCCAGGTATACGTTTCGAATATATAAAAACAGAAAGCGAAGGGGAGTTCAAGCAAATAAATTTAGATATAGCAGGCAATCCTATATTGAATGAAGATGTTTCAGATAATAAAGATTTTGCACGTCAATTTGTTTTATTAGGTGTTGGAGTGAGTTATAAGCCGCTTAATTCATTAGAGTTATATGGTAATTTTAGTCAAAATTATAGATCGGTTACTTTTAATGATATTCGTATTAATAACCCTTCATTAACTGTAGATCCAGATATTTCAGATGAAAGTGGTTATACATTTGATTTGGGAGCAAGGGGTAGAATATCTAATGTCTTATCCTATGATATAGGAGGCTTTTTATTGCGATATGATGATCGTTTAGGTGTCATACTTCGCTCTGTTAGTGATATTCAACAAGAGCGTTTTAGAAGTAATATAGGTGATGCTATAACATACGGATTAGAAAGTTTTGTTGATTTTAATGTGTGGGAAGTACTATCACATAACAAGAGTGGTAAGCTGAATGTATTTGCAAATATGGCATTTACAGGTAGTGAGTATATTTCATCAGAAGAGAATAACGTGGTAGGAAATAAAGTTGAGTTTATTCCTGATTTTAATATAAAAACAGGAATAGGTTTTGGATATAAAGATCTGTTAGGTAGTTTGCAGTATACATATTTAAGTAGTCAGTTTACA
- a CDS encoding imelysin family protein, protein MKMMKIWSCILIGLVVFACSTSDDGESDGGPGIEDSFDRGAMLINWADNIIIPAHESFNISAAALAQASTVFTENPNEENLQSLRDIWVASYDSFQSVSMFEIGKAEEINFRNRLNVYPTAVTNIESSITSGSYNFALPSNIAIQGFPAIDYMINGLATTDVEIVSFYSTGSNSEGYKKYLNDLATTVLELSTTVLSDWQGSYRASFVAATSSSATGSVDKLVNDFLFYYEKSLRAGKVGIPAGVFSTEPLPLNVEALYSKQIGKQLLLSAIDASQDFFNGKNFNSNETGLSLKAYLDFLNTIKNSEDLSTLINNQFETSKVKAAELNADLSFQVENDNTKMTETYDELQRNVILLKVDMMQALSINVDFVDADGD, encoded by the coding sequence ATGAAAATGATGAAAATTTGGAGTTGTATTCTTATAGGATTAGTAGTTTTTGCTTGTTCTACAAGTGATGATGGAGAATCTGATGGTGGACCAGGAATTGAAGATTCTTTTGATAGAGGAGCAATGCTTATAAATTGGGCTGATAATATAATTATACCTGCTCATGAATCTTTTAATATTAGTGCTGCTGCTTTAGCCCAAGCTTCAACAGTGTTTACTGAAAATCCTAATGAAGAAAATTTACAAAGCTTACGTGATATATGGGTAGCATCTTATGATTCTTTTCAAAGTGTTTCAATGTTTGAAATAGGGAAAGCAGAAGAAATTAATTTTAGAAACCGTTTAAACGTATATCCTACAGCTGTAACAAATATAGAAAGTAGTATTACTAGTGGATCTTATAATTTTGCATTACCATCAAATATAGCTATTCAAGGTTTTCCTGCAATTGACTATATGATTAATGGTCTTGCAACTACAGATGTAGAAATAGTTAGTTTTTATAGTACGGGTTCAAATTCAGAAGGGTATAAAAAATATTTGAACGATCTTGCAACTACTGTTTTAGAATTATCAACAACAGTTTTATCTGATTGGCAAGGTAGTTATAGAGCTTCATTTGTTGCAGCAACAAGCTCTTCAGCAACAGGCTCAGTTGATAAATTGGTTAATGATTTTCTTTTTTACTACGAAAAATCGTTGAGAGCAGGTAAAGTTGGTATTCCAGCGGGTGTTTTTTCAACAGAACCATTACCTTTAAACGTAGAGGCTTTGTATAGTAAACAAATTGGAAAACAATTGTTGTTAAGTGCAATTGATGCAAGTCAAGATTTTTTTAATGGAAAAAATTTCAATTCAAATGAAACGGGTTTAAGTCTAAAAGCATATTTAGATTTTTTAAATACAATTAAAAATAGCGAAGACTTAAGTACTTTAATTAATAACCAGTTTGAAACGTCAAAAGTAAAAGCTGCGGAATTAAATGCAGATTTATCTTTTCAAGTTGAAAATGATAATACTAAAATGACAGAGACTTACGATGAATTACAACGAAATGTAATTTTGCTTAAAGTTGATATGATGCAGGCATTAAGTATAAACGTTGATTTTGTTGATGCAGACGGAGATTAA
- a CDS encoding LysE family translocator, protein MNYQILLAFVLATATLAVSPGPDNIFVLTQSIANGKRKGLATVYGLISGCLVHTSLLAFGVSALIKENESIYFIIKLFGAAYLVYLAFMVCKSPSDINLQQKGVTDKSDFQLFKQGFIMNVLNPKVTIFFLAFFPGFLFSETISALLQFYILGLLFMFVSFIIFSLIAILASQLSSFIKGNNKVGVVLKWLQVSVFLGIAVYLLFSNK, encoded by the coding sequence TTGAACTATCAAATACTTTTGGCATTTGTTTTAGCAACAGCTACACTAGCCGTATCTCCAGGACCAGATAATATATTTGTACTCACACAGAGTATTGCTAATGGTAAAAGAAAAGGCTTAGCCACTGTTTATGGCTTAATTTCTGGTTGTTTGGTGCATACATCGCTTTTGGCTTTTGGTGTTTCGGCATTAATAAAAGAGAATGAATCAATCTATTTTATTATAAAATTATTTGGAGCAGCTTATCTGGTGTATTTAGCCTTTATGGTTTGTAAAAGTCCTTCTGATATAAATTTGCAGCAGAAGGGTGTAACTGATAAATCAGATTTTCAGTTATTTAAGCAAGGTTTTATAATGAATGTGTTAAACCCAAAGGTTACCATTTTTTTCTTAGCTTTCTTTCCTGGGTTTTTATTTAGTGAAACAATAAGCGCATTATTACAGTTTTATATTTTAGGATTGCTGTTTATGTTTGTTTCGTTTATTATTTTTAGTTTAATTGCAATTCTTGCAAGTCAACTCTCAAGTTTTATTAAGGGAAATAATAAGGTTGGAGTCGTTTTAAAATGGCTTCAGGTATCTGTTTTCTTGGGTATTGCAGTCTATCTGTTATTTTCAAATAAATAG
- a CDS encoding HTTM domain-containing protein: MKYLLNTYLSKNTKAANLAVFRVFFGLMMLFSTIRFLSYGWVDKLYIQPKFFFSYFGFEWIKPLGIYTYFLFAVCFVTSILITIGYKYRFSIVLFFLCFTYIELMDKTTYLNHYYFVSCLSFMLMFLPANATFSIDAYLNPLKQKLIIPKWNIDCIKVMLFIVYFYAGLAKLNSDWLLSAMPLKIWLPSNYDLPLLGSLLQKEWVHYAFSWGGALYDLLIPFLLLYKPTRWLGFFLVIMFHVLTRILFPIGVFPFVMIVSALIFFDASFHEKLIQKTSKLLSLKPIKQDGVSNQIDTISNHKIPLLILGLFLIIQLLLPWRYLAYKNELFWTEEGYRFSWRVMLMEKAGYAQFKVVDKEKGTSFLVDNDDFLSSFQEKQMSTQPDFILQYAHFLANHFSDNGEKNIAVYVESYVALNGRLSQPYVDPKVDLVEEKDSFKPKKWILNFNDDIKGF; the protein is encoded by the coding sequence ATGAAATATTTACTGAACACATATTTATCTAAAAACACTAAGGCCGCTAATTTAGCGGTCTTTCGTGTTTTTTTTGGTTTAATGATGTTATTCAGTACAATCAGGTTTTTAAGTTATGGTTGGGTAGATAAATTGTATATTCAACCTAAATTTTTCTTTTCTTATTTTGGTTTTGAATGGATAAAGCCACTAGGTATTTACACTTATTTTTTATTTGCTGTATGTTTTGTAACCTCTATTTTAATAACTATTGGTTACAAATATAGATTTAGTATTGTTCTCTTCTTTCTGTGTTTTACATATATCGAATTGATGGATAAAACAACATACTTAAATCATTATTATTTTGTTAGCTGTCTTAGTTTTATGCTTATGTTTTTACCAGCTAATGCAACATTTTCTATAGACGCTTATTTAAATCCTTTAAAACAAAAATTGATTATTCCTAAATGGAATATAGACTGTATAAAAGTAATGCTGTTTATTGTATATTTTTATGCAGGTTTGGCAAAACTTAATAGTGATTGGTTATTGAGTGCTATGCCACTTAAAATTTGGTTACCATCTAATTACGATTTACCATTGTTAGGTAGCTTATTGCAAAAAGAGTGGGTGCATTATGCTTTTAGTTGGGGCGGTGCTCTTTATGATTTATTAATTCCTTTTTTATTATTATATAAACCAACACGTTGGTTGGGTTTTTTTCTAGTAATAATGTTTCACGTGTTAACTCGTATTTTATTTCCTATCGGAGTATTTCCTTTTGTAATGATAGTAAGTGCATTAATCTTTTTTGATGCTAGTTTTCATGAAAAGTTAATTCAAAAAACATCAAAACTTTTAAGCTTAAAGCCTATCAAACAAGATGGTGTTAGTAACCAGATAGATACAATATCAAATCATAAAATTCCACTGTTAATATTAGGTCTGTTTCTAATAATACAATTACTTTTGCCGTGGCGTTATTTAGCTTATAAAAACGAACTCTTTTGGACAGAAGAGGGGTATCGTTTTTCATGGCGGGTTATGCTAATGGAAAAAGCAGGTTACGCACAATTTAAAGTGGTTGATAAAGAAAAGGGGACTTCTTTTTTAGTTGATAATGATGATTTTTTATCTTCTTTTCAGGAAAAACAAATGAGTACGCAGCCAGATTTTATTTTACAATATGCACACTTTCTAGCGAATCATTTTTCTGATAACGGGGAGAAAAATATAGCAGTTTATGTAGAAAGTTATGTAGCTTTAAATGGTCGGTTGAGTCAACCTTATGTAGATCCGAAAGTTGATTTAGTGGAAGAAAAAGATTCTTTCAAACCAAAAAAATGGATACTTAATTTTAATGATGATATTAAAGGATTTTAA